CCGGCGTTCGACTCGAGATCCCAGCCGACGAGCGTGAGGCGTTCCCGATCGACGAAGTCGTTCGGATCGTTCTCGGCGGCGACGAGCGATTCGCCCGAATCGAGCGAGCGCTCACGGGCGACGACCTGACGGTCTCCGGCGTCTACGACTCGCCGACGTTCGCTCGCGACCCGCGGGAGGGAACGGACCGCCTCGCCAAGTGGGTCACAGATAACGACGTCAGGACGGGCGGCTCCGTCCTCGTCGACGTCGTCGAACCGGCGTTTCTCTACGGGCTTCGCGCCCCCGGCGAAACCGCGGTCTACGAGGCCCGAGAGCCACCGAAAGACAGCCTCGCCTCGATCGCCGAGGAGCTCGAGGACGGCTGATCGGTCGCTGTCGCGTCCTTTTTCCCCTTCCGGAGAGAAGCCCGGGCCATGAGTGACGCACGCGAGGAGTTTCTCGCCGGCGAGCGACCCGAGGACGTCGCCCTCTTTCTCGCCGACTCGTTCGTCGAGGACGACCGACTCGAGCGCTTTGGCGACCGGGTCGACGGCGGCTACCTGCTCGTCGTCGACGGCGAGCGCGGCCGCAACGCGTTCCAGGCGGCGACGGGCGTCGGCGCGATGGAGTTCGCCGGCGCAGCGATGGGACTCGAGGGGATCGTCGACGGCGATCTGACGGGTGGGACCTGTCCCAACGAACTCGAGGGCGGAGACCACGAGGTCCAGTTCGTCTTCGCGTTCGCCGAGGAACAGAACGAGGAGGTTGGCGGCATCTACGCCGAGGGGGACGTGATCCACGCCTACGCGCAGTGTCGGTGCGGGACGGCGTACTCGGATCGGTGGACCGTCGTCGACGAGTGACGGCGCTGTCGCCAAGCCGCAGGCTTTTCCCCCTGTCACGCGAATTGGAAGGAATATGAGTTCGTTCGAGACGCCACACGAGACTCGACGCGGTGTCCTCCTCTCGGGTCGTGAGTGGCGCGTCGTCGGCGGTGCCAGTGCGTTGATGGCGATCAACGTGGTCCTGATGTACCTCCTCGCCGTGTCGCCACTCGCGGTGATCAACGAGTTTCTCTTCGCGGTTCCGATCGTCGGCGTGCTCGTCTACGGGGCGGCGATCGTCGCCGGCGAGTGGGTCGCCGAACGCGGCGTGGAGGGTGGGGACTTCGGCGTCGCGTTTGTCGGCCTGGTGATCTTACAGCTCGCGTTTGGCATCTTCGGTGCGGGGGTGCTCGCGTTCGTTCCCCCGGACGTCCGTGTGACCGCCTTGGGGCTGACGGCGATCGTCGTTGCGGTACTGACGGGACTGATCGCAACCTACGTCTACGCGCGCTCACAGACGTTCGAGCACTGGGGACGGTACGCCAATTTCTCGTTCATCGGCGGCGTCGTGGCGATCCTGATCGGGACGTTCGTCTCGCCCGTCCTGCTCGTCGGCTTCCTCCTGATCTTCCTCGGCTTCCTCCTCCGACTGGGCTGGGAGATCTGGCGCGTGCGCGACCACCGGACCGGGTCGGTCGCGCTCCAGACGATCGGCGTCTACATCGC
This portion of the Natronobeatus ordinarius genome encodes:
- a CDS encoding DUF7112 family protein, with the protein product MADRISSDHPSVDTVRATLAETATGVRLEIPADEREAFPIDEVVRIVLGGDERFARIERALTGDDLTVSGVYDSPTFARDPREGTDRLAKWVTDNDVRTGGSVLVDVVEPAFLYGLRAPGETAVYEAREPPKDSLASIAEELEDG
- a CDS encoding DUF5807 family protein, which gives rise to MSDAREEFLAGERPEDVALFLADSFVEDDRLERFGDRVDGGYLLVVDGERGRNAFQAATGVGAMEFAGAAMGLEGIVDGDLTGGTCPNELEGGDHEVQFVFAFAEEQNEEVGGIYAEGDVIHAYAQCRCGTAYSDRWTVVDE